A stretch of Pseudoclavibacter chungangensis DNA encodes these proteins:
- a CDS encoding helix-turn-helix domain-containing protein, translating to MSEPWLSADDIAVHLGVTKETVYVWIADKGMPAHKIGRLWKFQVSEVDDWVRRAGAAPDGATDGGDA from the coding sequence ATGAGCGAGCCCTGGCTGTCCGCCGACGACATCGCCGTTCATCTTGGGGTCACCAAGGAGACGGTCTACGTCTGGATCGCTGACAAGGGGATGCCCGCGCACAAGATCGGTCGACTCTGGAAGTTCCAGGTGAGCGAGGTTGACGACTGGGTGCGTCGCGCCGGCGCTGCGCCGGACGGCGCCACCGATGGTGGTGATGCCTGA
- the mobF gene encoding MobF family relaxase, with amino-acid sequence MKGGVILFRGTGAAARRYLESDRSTADEYYLEGGTALAEFTVTDSAGEIIEARTLDPVQYAAWVDWTDPISGTSMGTPRGAGEGMRGSPRFAEMVINAPKSLSIAAALHAAVSDALDAAQQDAAAEIRRWLAQHSVTRIGPRNAREVVPVQQLQTVAVAHKTSRAGDPHRHIHFQIGTRVYAAGKWRGLDTAALLKQQGAIRALGTAIIAAHPQLAAVLDKHGLTLDPATGEVAELERYNAVMSKRGAQVERNLVTFEAEWEAAHPGEEPGPVVWARLKSKAWEHDRPGKKPTVLGSEAGWRAELEDAGYSPDAPRAHRPAPVALDELRIEEVASRALDRAAAGASAWTAHTLREHVARITTEHGVQATPEELREFVQLATQLAASDCLSVLPPGAPKPEHVAHLTSLRVVAAETELRDLLTARPEQSNQRVPEVHELAVQAGLDADQERAAAVVASADPLVVVEGAAGSGKTTMLKTAIEAAAAEGRGMRVVTPTKKAADVAAQELGIPTDSVAALVYAHGFRWNSDGVWTRLRPGDADPETGSIYRGPAHDARLALGERIVVDEAGMLDQDSALALLRVADEAGATVALVGDRAQLPAVGRGGVLDIATKLTPAVVDMTSLHRFTDPAYAALTLELRHARNPAAIFDRLNEHGLIVLHDTNDDVRESIARTTHPADAITAATNDEARALNERIRAERVDCGEVDDARTVLGSDWLPIGIGDVIQTRRNESTLGVANRQTWTVQHVGEDGALSVIETGNGRKQQRTVTLPAEYVAEDAHLAYAVTAYGVQGATVNAAHALLSDAIEAAGVYVGMTRGRETNRLHIVASDLADAKQQFVDALARDRADLGLEDATERAREAVTDLIADGPMSIVSSERDRIIERVTKADAEREHWVSAAARLHDQSGRHKAEYERERELAESADAKAAAVLANVVKLLAQEAVADGAAFLASHQEAYAAHLAIMSASRFRKRSAARTANEADARRSDIERAVHDRWQSIPPSEAGLPGWAETVAKRIAGYAPEVIEARAEATQARHIVREITARQSREHTALYARALGNRRPSAIAARVNALREQAAQDRRYLAQLDALPPDEAVQLVHERAAQDAAQRLAAEESHRAVEARATRIDVSAFERNRDRSPHRDGPSL; translated from the coding sequence GTGAAGGGCGGCGTGATCCTGTTCCGCGGTACCGGCGCGGCCGCGCGCCGATACCTGGAGTCGGACAGATCCACCGCCGACGAGTACTACCTGGAGGGCGGCACCGCGCTCGCGGAGTTCACCGTCACCGATTCCGCGGGCGAGATCATCGAGGCACGGACGCTCGACCCGGTGCAGTACGCCGCGTGGGTGGACTGGACGGACCCGATCAGCGGCACGTCGATGGGAACCCCGCGCGGCGCGGGCGAGGGCATGCGGGGTTCGCCGCGGTTCGCGGAGATGGTGATCAACGCGCCGAAGTCGCTCTCCATCGCCGCTGCTCTGCACGCGGCGGTCTCCGACGCGCTCGACGCCGCGCAGCAGGATGCGGCGGCGGAGATCCGACGCTGGCTCGCCCAGCACTCGGTCACCCGGATCGGGCCTCGGAACGCGCGAGAAGTTGTGCCGGTGCAGCAGTTGCAGACCGTCGCGGTCGCGCACAAGACCAGCCGCGCGGGTGACCCGCACCGGCACATCCACTTCCAGATCGGCACCCGCGTCTACGCCGCGGGAAAGTGGCGCGGCCTGGACACCGCGGCGCTGCTCAAGCAGCAGGGTGCGATTCGCGCCCTCGGTACTGCCATCATCGCCGCGCACCCGCAACTCGCCGCCGTACTCGACAAGCACGGTCTCACGCTCGACCCGGCGACCGGAGAGGTCGCGGAGTTGGAGCGATACAACGCGGTGATGTCGAAGCGCGGTGCGCAGGTCGAACGCAATCTCGTCACCTTCGAGGCCGAGTGGGAAGCTGCGCATCCTGGCGAGGAACCGGGGCCGGTCGTGTGGGCGCGGCTGAAATCGAAGGCGTGGGAGCACGATCGCCCGGGGAAGAAGCCCACGGTGCTCGGCAGCGAGGCCGGTTGGCGCGCGGAGCTCGAAGACGCCGGCTACAGCCCGGATGCGCCACGGGCGCACAGGCCTGCACCGGTCGCGCTCGACGAGTTGCGCATCGAGGAAGTCGCATCTCGTGCACTTGACCGTGCGGCGGCGGGTGCATCGGCGTGGACGGCGCACACGCTGCGCGAGCACGTAGCCCGCATCACCACCGAGCACGGCGTGCAAGCCACACCCGAGGAGCTGCGAGAGTTCGTACAACTGGCGACCCAGCTCGCAGCATCGGATTGCCTCTCCGTCCTCCCACCCGGTGCGCCGAAGCCGGAGCACGTCGCGCATCTGACATCGCTGCGCGTCGTCGCTGCCGAGACGGAACTGCGCGACCTGCTCACCGCACGCCCGGAGCAGTCCAACCAGCGCGTCCCGGAAGTCCACGAGCTTGCGGTGCAGGCAGGCCTGGATGCCGACCAGGAGCGAGCGGCCGCAGTCGTCGCATCCGCCGACCCGCTCGTTGTGGTCGAAGGCGCCGCGGGGTCGGGTAAGACCACGATGCTCAAGACGGCCATCGAAGCCGCAGCAGCCGAGGGCCGTGGGATGCGGGTCGTCACGCCGACGAAGAAGGCCGCCGACGTCGCCGCCCAGGAACTCGGCATCCCGACCGACTCCGTTGCTGCGCTCGTCTACGCGCATGGATTCCGGTGGAACAGCGACGGCGTGTGGACGCGCCTTAGGCCCGGTGACGCCGATCCCGAAACCGGAAGCATCTACCGTGGCCCGGCGCACGATGCGCGGCTCGCACTTGGTGAGCGGATCGTCGTCGACGAGGCAGGGATGCTCGACCAAGACTCCGCCCTCGCCCTCTTGCGAGTCGCGGACGAGGCCGGGGCGACTGTCGCGCTCGTCGGAGACCGGGCGCAACTCCCCGCGGTCGGTCGCGGAGGCGTTCTCGACATCGCCACCAAACTCACCCCGGCAGTCGTAGATATGACGAGCCTGCACCGCTTCACCGACCCCGCGTATGCGGCGCTCACGCTCGAGCTGCGGCATGCTCGCAACCCCGCCGCGATCTTCGATCGGCTGAACGAGCACGGACTGATCGTCCTGCACGACACCAACGACGACGTGCGGGAGAGCATTGCCAGGACGACGCACCCGGCGGATGCGATCACCGCGGCGACGAACGACGAGGCCCGAGCGCTGAACGAACGCATCCGTGCCGAGCGGGTCGACTGCGGTGAGGTCGACGACGCGCGGACGGTGCTCGGCAGTGACTGGCTCCCCATCGGCATCGGGGACGTGATCCAGACCCGCCGCAACGAGTCCACGCTCGGCGTTGCCAACCGGCAGACCTGGACGGTGCAGCACGTCGGCGAAGACGGCGCGCTGAGCGTCATTGAGACCGGCAACGGCCGTAAGCAGCAGCGCACCGTGACCTTGCCCGCGGAGTACGTGGCCGAGGATGCGCATCTGGCCTACGCGGTCACCGCGTACGGCGTCCAGGGCGCGACCGTGAATGCCGCACACGCGTTGCTCTCCGACGCTATAGAAGCGGCAGGCGTCTACGTCGGCATGACCCGCGGGCGCGAGACGAACAGGCTGCACATCGTTGCCAGCGATCTCGCAGACGCAAAGCAGCAGTTCGTCGATGCGCTCGCCCGAGACCGCGCAGACCTCGGCCTGGAAGACGCCACCGAACGCGCCCGTGAGGCCGTCACCGACCTGATCGCAGACGGGCCCATGTCCATCGTGAGTTCGGAGCGCGACCGGATCATCGAGCGGGTCACGAAAGCTGACGCGGAGCGAGAGCACTGGGTGTCGGCAGCCGCTAGATTGCACGACCAGTCCGGGCGGCACAAGGCCGAGTATGAGCGGGAGCGCGAGCTCGCTGAATCCGCGGATGCGAAGGCCGCTGCGGTACTCGCGAACGTTGTGAAGCTACTGGCCCAGGAAGCGGTCGCGGATGGTGCCGCGTTCCTAGCCTCGCACCAGGAGGCGTACGCGGCACACCTCGCAATAATGAGCGCGTCGCGCTTCCGCAAGCGCTCGGCCGCCCGCACTGCGAACGAGGCAGATGCCCGCCGTAGTGACATAGAGCGGGCGGTGCATGACCGTTGGCAGAGCATTCCGCCTAGCGAGGCTGGCCTGCCCGGGTGGGCCGAGACAGTTGCCAAGCGCATAGCCGGCTACGCACCCGAGGTCATCGAAGCACGCGCGGAAGCCACGCAGGCGCGCCATATCGTCAGAGAGATCACCGCAAGGCAGTCGCGGGAGCACACGGCGCTGTACGCGCGCGCCCTCGGGAACCGGCGTCCGAGCGCGATTGCGGCGCGGGTGAATGCCCTGCGCGAGCAGGCGGCGCAGGATCGCCGCTACCTCGCCCAGCTTGATGCGCTTCCACCAGATGAAGCAGTGCAGCTCGTCCACGAGCGTGCTGCCCAAGACGCGGCTCAGCGTCTCGCCGCCGAGGAATCTCACAGAGCGGTGGAAGCACGGGCGACGCGGATCGACGTTTCGGCGTTTGAACGGAACCGCGATCGCTCCCCACATCGCGACGGCCCGTCACTATAG
- a CDS encoding IS30 family transposase, which yields MRKIARHLGRCPSVVSRELRRNATKTRGYQAVTADVAAQRRRARPQQRKVAADPVLQARVNADLAASWTPNEIAGRLRLEATDPTVGRMANSPDAQGRTVSGEAIYQYIYAIPRGELARRGIFLQSKRTKRRPRTTGRSRGGPIIGMVPLSERGEDAAERRVPGHWEGDLIIGKNGASCAATLVERMSGFTGLLALPSKHAEGTADAVIEYFNELPQMMKASLAWDQGSEMAHHAKVTLATNMPVYFADPHSPWQRPSNENTNRLYREYLPKGTAIPDHQPYLTTIAEEINNRPRRRLGFLTPTEAFARLLAGEPHVASTP from the coding sequence GTGCGGAAGATTGCCCGTCACCTGGGGCGTTGCCCGTCAGTGGTCTCCAGGGAGCTGCGTCGGAACGCGACGAAGACCCGCGGCTACCAGGCCGTGACCGCAGACGTGGCCGCGCAGCGTCGCCGGGCCCGTCCGCAGCAGCGGAAGGTCGCGGCGGATCCGGTGCTGCAGGCGCGGGTGAATGCTGACCTAGCCGCATCGTGGACGCCGAACGAGATCGCGGGCCGCTTGCGCCTGGAGGCAACAGACCCGACTGTTGGCCGTATGGCGAACTCTCCTGATGCGCAGGGCCGCACCGTCTCTGGTGAAGCGATCTACCAGTACATCTACGCGATCCCGCGCGGGGAACTGGCCCGGCGCGGGATCTTTCTGCAGTCCAAGCGCACCAAGCGCAGGCCCCGCACTACGGGCCGGTCCCGGGGCGGGCCGATCATCGGGATGGTCCCGCTCTCAGAACGGGGCGAGGACGCCGCCGAGCGCCGGGTGCCAGGCCACTGGGAGGGGGACCTGATCATCGGGAAGAACGGTGCCTCCTGCGCGGCGACACTGGTGGAGCGGATGAGTGGTTTCACCGGGCTGCTGGCTCTGCCCTCCAAGCACGCCGAGGGCACCGCGGACGCGGTCATCGAGTATTTCAACGAGCTGCCCCAGATGATGAAGGCGTCACTCGCGTGGGACCAGGGCAGCGAGATGGCCCACCACGCGAAGGTCACCTTGGCCACGAACATGCCGGTCTACTTCGCCGACCCCCACTCGCCCTGGCAGCGACCCAGCAACGAGAACACCAACCGGCTCTACCGCGAGTACCTGCCCAAAGGCACGGCGATACCCGACCACCAGCCCTACCTGACCACGATCGCCGAGGAGATCAACAACCGGCCCCGCCGCCGGCTCGGCTTCCTGACACCGACCGAAGCATTCGCTCGACTACTGGCCGGCGAGCCCCATGTTGCTTCCACGCCTTGA
- a CDS encoding site-specific integrase: MQVTQLANGKWRARARMRDDAGELVQLRAEAATEADAREALLSRAKTLTTHTKAIVTAASTIQEAAEAWLPTVRVRAENGTLSWSTYENYATTVRLTLVPVCGGVTLEALTVGRCDRIIQNLLADRGVSSARKARSVLSLICGFAVRDDAIPTNPVRDVTRLPTPEKKTSMLTPQQIEAIRDLMTRWRETEGMGPRPNWRALVDGMDIMLGTSARVGECIGLRRCDVDMTTAPPTILIDGTVIQNKVQGVQRKNAPKRTRQRRRVALPALAADAVRRRLALAEKGPEALLFPTKTGKPMSVSNYERRWCHSVEATLLFGGGLIDGVCGCRGWGCRSVTGRRSPRRRRRVGVCGRLPVTWGVARQWSPGSCVGTRRRPAATRP; the protein is encoded by the coding sequence GTGCAGGTGACCCAGCTCGCGAACGGGAAGTGGCGGGCACGCGCCCGGATGCGCGACGACGCCGGCGAGCTGGTGCAGCTCCGCGCCGAAGCCGCGACCGAGGCGGATGCTCGCGAGGCGCTGTTGTCACGCGCGAAGACGCTGACCACGCATACCAAGGCCATCGTCACCGCCGCATCGACCATCCAGGAGGCGGCGGAGGCGTGGCTGCCGACGGTGAGGGTGCGCGCCGAGAACGGCACGCTGTCGTGGTCGACGTATGAGAACTACGCGACCACTGTCCGTCTCACGCTCGTCCCCGTCTGTGGCGGCGTCACGCTGGAGGCGCTCACGGTCGGCCGCTGCGACCGGATCATCCAGAATCTCCTCGCCGACCGGGGCGTGTCGTCGGCGCGGAAGGCCCGCTCGGTGCTGTCGCTCATCTGCGGGTTCGCCGTGCGCGACGACGCGATCCCGACCAACCCGGTGCGCGACGTCACCCGACTGCCGACGCCGGAGAAGAAGACCTCGATGCTCACTCCGCAGCAGATCGAGGCGATCCGCGATCTCATGACCCGGTGGCGAGAGACGGAGGGCATGGGGCCGCGCCCGAACTGGCGGGCGCTCGTGGACGGCATGGACATCATGCTCGGCACCTCCGCCCGCGTGGGGGAGTGCATCGGCCTGCGTCGCTGCGACGTGGACATGACCACCGCCCCGCCGACGATCCTGATCGACGGCACCGTGATCCAGAACAAGGTGCAGGGCGTCCAGCGGAAGAACGCCCCGAAGCGCACCCGCCAACGTCGTCGCGTCGCCCTCCCTGCTCTTGCGGCCGACGCGGTGCGACGCCGACTCGCGCTTGCGGAGAAAGGACCGGAGGCGCTGCTGTTCCCGACGAAGACCGGCAAGCCGATGAGCGTGTCGAACTACGAGCGTCGGTGGTGTCATAGCGTCGAAGCAACACTCCTGTTCGGCGGGGGTCTGATCGATGGAGTGTGTGGATGTCGCGGGTGGGGTTGTCGTTCAGTGACAGGTCGGAGATCTCCACGGCGTCGAAGGCGGGTTGGGGTGTGCGGAAGATTGCCCGTCACCTGGGGCGTTGCCCGTCAGTGGTCTCCAGGGAGCTGCGTCGGAACGCGACGAAGACCCGCGGCTACCAGGCCGTGA
- a CDS encoding helix-turn-helix domain-containing protein: MEAHARIEVEPAFLTQAEIAVLLGVPERTLEGWLLTKSGPPWLKLGRHVKYDRDDVLAWAREQRHG, from the coding sequence ATGGAAGCTCATGCACGCATCGAGGTCGAGCCCGCGTTCCTGACCCAGGCCGAGATCGCCGTTCTGCTGGGGGTGCCCGAGCGCACGCTTGAAGGCTGGCTGCTCACGAAGTCGGGGCCGCCATGGCTGAAGCTCGGCCGACACGTCAAGTACGACCGTGACGACGTACTCGCCTGGGCGCGGGAGCAGCGTCATGGCTAG
- a CDS encoding NAD(P)/FAD-dependent oxidoreductase, protein MAAGAADGADAGLGTEYDVVVVGGGPAGLQAALLLARFEWRVLVLDANRPRHSATLEAHGFLTRDNVAPSELRRLGREDVTAYENAEFQFARVTSITPAGRDGDGAEGRSGDAGRSGASGAVGRSGAESGASDAVSDVPFGAWSTDGFVVEAAGVRGSPARRVRTRAVVLATGIAERLPELPNLRAFYGTTIHSCVACDGWNARGRRIAAFGGPTARRLAARAATLTRFTDDLTVFATERQVDEVVAGRLRDRGITVDRRLVEDVVGDRSGLTGVQLEGGDVVPFERAFVEPTFESGLGFAAGLDLERTPEGFVRIDADGRTSVPGVYAVGELTAPGPKMLIIVAGEGAKAAIAVNLDLLGIPEVPSHAVTDAVLRS, encoded by the coding sequence ATGGCCGCGGGCGCGGCCGACGGGGCGGACGCGGGGCTCGGCACCGAGTACGACGTGGTCGTGGTCGGTGGTGGCCCCGCCGGGCTGCAGGCCGCGCTCCTGCTCGCGCGGTTCGAGTGGCGCGTGCTCGTGCTCGACGCGAACCGGCCGCGCCATTCGGCGACGCTCGAGGCGCACGGCTTCCTGACGCGCGACAACGTCGCGCCGAGCGAGCTGCGCCGACTCGGGCGCGAGGACGTGACGGCGTACGAGAACGCCGAGTTCCAGTTCGCGCGCGTCACGTCGATCACGCCCGCGGGCCGTGACGGGGACGGTGCCGAGGGCCGGTCCGGTGATGCCGGCCGATCCGGTGCGTCCGGTGCCGTCGGCCGGTCCGGTGCCGAGTCCGGTGCGTCCGATGCCGTTTCGGACGTCCCGTTCGGCGCCTGGTCGACGGACGGTTTCGTCGTCGAGGCGGCCGGCGTGCGGGGGAGCCCCGCGAGGCGCGTCCGGACGCGGGCGGTGGTGCTCGCGACGGGCATCGCGGAGCGGCTGCCGGAGCTGCCGAACCTGCGGGCGTTCTACGGCACGACGATCCACTCGTGCGTCGCGTGCGACGGCTGGAACGCGCGCGGACGGCGCATCGCAGCCTTCGGTGGACCGACCGCGCGACGCCTCGCGGCACGGGCGGCGACGCTCACGCGCTTCACCGACGATCTCACGGTGTTCGCGACGGAGCGGCAGGTCGACGAGGTGGTCGCCGGACGCTTGCGCGACCGTGGCATCACGGTCGATCGGCGCCTCGTGGAGGACGTCGTGGGCGATCGCTCGGGCCTCACGGGCGTGCAGCTCGAGGGTGGCGACGTGGTGCCGTTCGAGCGGGCGTTCGTCGAGCCGACGTTCGAGTCGGGCCTCGGATTCGCCGCCGGGCTCGACCTGGAGCGCACACCCGAGGGGTTCGTGCGCATCGACGCGGACGGTCGCACGAGCGTGCCCGGCGTGTACGCGGTCGGTGAGCTGACCGCGCCGGGCCCGAAGATGCTCATCATCGTGGCGGGGGAGGGCGCGAAGGCCGCGATCGCGGTGAACCTCGACCTGCTCGGCATCCCCGAGGTGCCGAGCCACGCCGTGACCGACGCCGTTTTGCGCTCGTGA
- the gltX gene encoding glutamate--tRNA ligase, with amino-acid sequence MSASSLAPVTTATGSDIRVRFCPSPTGTPHVGLIRTALFNWAYARHTGGTFVFRIEDTDAQRDSEESYEQILEALRWLGLDWDEGIDAGGADGPYRQSQRGEIYDDVIRRLVEAGHLYESYSTAEEIEARNVAAGRDPKMGYDNADRELSDEQRAAFRAEGREPALRLRVPDEDLSFDDLVRGEITFKAGSFPDFVVVRPGGKPLYTLVNPVDDALMNITHVLRGEDLLSSTPRQIALYQALVDIGVASFTPRFGHLPYVMGEGNKKLSKRDPESNLFLHRDRGFIPEGLLNYLSLLGWSIGPDRDVFSLDELVAAFDVADVNPNPARFDLKKAEAINGGHIRLLAPDDFAGRLVPYLQHGGVLGDEPSAAQLELLAAAAPLVQERMQLLGEAPGMLGFLFTTADALEIEDDARKTLKGDAGEVLDAATGALSDLDEWTTARIEQELRVALIDGLGLKPRVAFGPLRVAVSGRRVSPPLFESMELLGREETLRRLERLRGTLG; translated from the coding sequence ATGTCTGCCTCATCCCTTGCCCCGGTCACCACGGCCACCGGGAGCGATATCCGAGTCCGTTTCTGCCCGTCGCCGACGGGGACGCCGCACGTCGGCCTCATCCGCACGGCCCTCTTCAACTGGGCCTACGCCCGGCACACGGGCGGTACCTTCGTGTTCCGCATCGAGGACACCGATGCGCAGCGCGATTCCGAGGAGAGCTACGAGCAGATCCTCGAAGCGCTGCGGTGGCTCGGGCTCGATTGGGACGAGGGCATCGACGCGGGCGGCGCCGACGGGCCGTACCGGCAGTCGCAGCGCGGTGAGATCTACGACGACGTCATCCGGCGGCTCGTCGAGGCGGGTCACCTCTACGAGTCGTACTCGACGGCGGAGGAGATCGAGGCCCGCAACGTGGCCGCGGGGCGCGACCCGAAGATGGGCTACGACAACGCCGACCGCGAGCTGAGCGACGAGCAGCGGGCGGCGTTCCGGGCCGAGGGCCGCGAGCCCGCGCTGCGCCTGCGCGTGCCCGACGAGGACCTGTCGTTCGACGACCTCGTGCGCGGCGAGATCACGTTCAAGGCGGGCTCGTTCCCGGACTTCGTCGTCGTGCGCCCCGGTGGCAAGCCCCTCTACACGCTCGTGAACCCCGTCGACGACGCGCTCATGAACATCACGCACGTGCTGCGCGGTGAGGACCTGCTGTCGTCGACGCCGCGGCAGATCGCGCTCTACCAGGCCCTCGTCGACATCGGCGTCGCGTCGTTCACGCCACGCTTCGGGCACCTCCCGTACGTCATGGGCGAGGGCAACAAGAAGCTCTCGAAGCGGGACCCGGAGTCGAACCTCTTCCTGCACCGCGACCGCGGTTTCATCCCCGAGGGGCTGCTGAACTACCTGTCGCTGCTCGGCTGGTCGATCGGTCCCGACCGCGACGTGTTCTCGCTCGACGAGCTCGTCGCCGCGTTCGACGTCGCCGACGTGAACCCGAACCCCGCGCGCTTCGACCTGAAGAAGGCCGAGGCGATCAACGGCGGGCACATCCGCCTGCTCGCGCCCGACGACTTCGCGGGCCGGCTCGTGCCGTACCTGCAGCACGGAGGCGTGCTCGGTGACGAGCCGAGTGCGGCGCAGCTCGAGCTGCTCGCGGCGGCGGCGCCGCTCGTGCAGGAGCGCATGCAGCTGCTCGGTGAGGCGCCGGGCATGCTCGGGTTCCTGTTCACGACCGCCGACGCGCTCGAGATCGAGGACGACGCGCGCAAGACGCTCAAGGGCGATGCGGGCGAGGTGCTCGACGCGGCGACCGGGGCGCTCTCGGATCTCGACGAGTGGACGACGGCGCGCATCGAGCAGGAGCTGCGCGTCGCGCTCATCGACGGGCTCGGGCTCAAGCCGCGGGTCGCGTTCGGTCCGCTGCGGGTTGCGGTGTCGGGGCGGCGCGTGTCGCCGCCGCTGTTCGAGTCGATGGAGCTGCTCGGGCGCGAGGAGACCCTGCGCCGCCTGGAGCGGCTGCGCGGGACGCTCGGCTGA
- a CDS encoding APC family permease: MAESSTGMFSRSGSLRRNLGLWAIVGLGLGYMTPTVVFDTFGIVSELTAGAVPAAYAVALIVMVFTAISYGKIAGAIPSAGSAYTYVRESMHPNLGFMVGWTSLIDYLLLPMVNCLIIRLYLEQVFPEVPSWIWVVAYCIVVTSIIYFSMRGTSNINMILLVFSIVIMIVFVVMVVAQLQRGEGTGQVASIEPFFHDTMTWSAVLMGATVVCFSFIGFDAITMYAEEAKSPKIMPKAILLTVLIGGAIFVIAGYFTQLRFPTNEEFGEFTDDPLPQIGLIVGGPVFQAIFVAAGFSATLASGLASHASVSRMLLVMGRNNVIPKRVFGYINPKTHTPTFNIVLVGVVSLLAMEFSLELISAFINYGALIAFTFVNLSVIAWFAIRQGRRKTPKDIFNFIVMPGLGTLLTVLLWVNLHADALIGGAIWTVLGFVYLLFITKGFRKKVAAFDENQPVTGFNKVPPEELAAVDADGRAFEHPSADGTPEKPESTN; this comes from the coding sequence ATGGCGGAATCCTCGACCGGAATGTTCTCCCGGTCCGGCTCGCTCCGACGCAACCTCGGCCTCTGGGCCATCGTCGGCCTCGGCCTCGGCTACATGACCCCCACTGTCGTGTTCGACACGTTCGGCATCGTGTCCGAACTCACCGCCGGCGCGGTGCCCGCCGCGTACGCCGTCGCGCTCATCGTCATGGTCTTCACGGCCATCAGCTACGGCAAGATCGCGGGTGCCATCCCCTCCGCCGGCTCGGCGTACACGTACGTGCGCGAGTCGATGCACCCGAACCTCGGCTTCATGGTCGGCTGGACCTCGCTCATCGACTACCTCCTGCTGCCGATGGTGAACTGCCTCATCATCCGCCTCTACCTCGAGCAGGTGTTCCCCGAAGTGCCGAGCTGGATCTGGGTCGTGGCGTACTGCATCGTCGTGACCTCGATCATCTACTTCTCGATGCGTGGCACCTCGAACATCAACATGATCCTGCTCGTGTTCTCGATCGTCATCATGATCGTGTTCGTCGTCATGGTCGTCGCGCAGCTGCAGCGCGGTGAGGGCACGGGCCAGGTCGCCTCGATCGAGCCGTTCTTCCACGACACCATGACGTGGAGCGCCGTGCTCATGGGCGCCACCGTCGTCTGCTTCTCGTTCATCGGCTTCGACGCGATCACGATGTACGCCGAGGAGGCGAAGTCGCCGAAGATCATGCCGAAGGCGATCCTCCTCACCGTGCTCATCGGTGGCGCGATCTTCGTCATCGCGGGCTACTTCACGCAGCTCCGCTTCCCGACGAACGAGGAGTTCGGCGAGTTCACCGACGACCCGCTGCCGCAGATCGGCCTCATCGTCGGCGGCCCCGTCTTCCAGGCGATCTTCGTCGCCGCCGGCTTCAGCGCGACGCTCGCGTCGGGCCTCGCCTCGCACGCGTCCGTCTCGCGCATGCTCCTCGTGATGGGCCGCAACAACGTCATCCCGAAGCGCGTGTTCGGTTACATCAACCCGAAGACGCACACGCCCACGTTCAACATCGTGCTCGTCGGTGTCGTGTCGCTCCTCGCGATGGAGTTCTCGCTCGAACTCATCTCGGCGTTCATCAACTACGGCGCACTCATCGCGTTCACGTTCGTGAACCTGTCGGTCATCGCGTGGTTCGCGATCCGCCAGGGCCGCCGGAAGACGCCGAAGGACATCTTCAACTTCATCGTCATGCCGGGCCTCGGCACGCTCCTCACCGTCCTGTTGTGGGTGAACCTGCACGCCGACGCGCTCATCGGTGGCGCGATCTGGACCGTGCTCGGCTTCGTGTACCTGCTGTTCATCACGAAGGGCTTCCGCAAGAAGGTCGCCGCGTTCGACGAGAACCAGCCCGTCACGGGCTTCAACAAGGTGCCGCCGGAGGAGCTCGCCGCGGTCGACGCCGACGGACGCGCGTTCGAGCACCCCTCGGCGGACGGCACGCCCGAGAAGCCCGAGTCGACGAACTAG
- a CDS encoding bleomycin resistance protein yields MSEREPRDRHDERSNASPSVPALVPELLVGDRSTSLAFWCDLCGFRIDYERPEEGFAYLTLGSAHIMIEQAGIGRNWITGPLERPLGRGINVQIGVRSLDPIVVALERADHALFMAPETTWYRVGPGTDAGVRQFLVTDPDGYLIRFQESLGRRTAVDGGV; encoded by the coding sequence ATGAGCGAGCGCGAGCCGCGGGACCGACACGATGAACGGTCGAACGCATCGCCGTCGGTTCCCGCGCTGGTTCCCGAGTTGCTCGTGGGCGACAGATCGACGAGCCTCGCGTTCTGGTGCGATCTGTGCGGATTCCGGATCGACTACGAGCGCCCGGAGGAGGGGTTCGCGTATCTCACGCTCGGCTCGGCTCACATCATGATCGAGCAGGCGGGCATCGGCCGGAACTGGATCACCGGGCCGCTCGAGCGGCCGCTCGGGCGCGGTATCAACGTCCAGATCGGCGTGCGGAGCCTCGATCCGATCGTCGTCGCCCTCGAGCGAGCGGACCACGCCCTCTTCATGGCACCCGAGACGACGTGGTACCGCGTCGGGCCGGGCACTGACGCCGGGGTCCGTCAATTTCTCGTGACGGACCCCGACGGGTACCTCATCCGATTCCAGGAATCACTCGGGCGGCGAACCGCCGTCGACGGCGGGGTGTGA